A window of Clostridium sp. 'White wine YQ' contains these coding sequences:
- a CDS encoding murein hydrolase activator EnvC family protein has product MAKKIVALSISLILGVAIIPINYVHAETVNSLQQQKDAITNDKNKASQDLENVKDQIDAKNSELSQTEQSVNSYQGKIDNLQSQINSIQGNLTKVQNDIDSKKQDIEKKTKEKEEKEKLLASRLRNMYKSNYEGELLVVLLQSRNVGDFISKFMAVSKIIETDKNTIEEVDKAKKALASEQTDLEEKQSVLDDQKQQVLTKQQEVVDAQKVYINEKNKLEADKSSLQNLKNQKQKMYNDLSSREQDILRQLDNAIANLNKGNTGNVGSSNSQGFVRPTSGPVTCPFGPRIHPVTGKPSNHTGVDLGASLGTPIVAAKDGTVVAAETNSIYGNMVVINHGNSQQTMYGHTRNYIVSVGQQVKQGQVIAYVGSTGLSSGPHLHFEIRINGVPVNPANYLSL; this is encoded by the coding sequence ATGGCAAAGAAAATAGTAGCATTAAGTATTAGTTTAATTCTAGGAGTAGCTATAATCCCTATAAATTATGTACATGCTGAGACTGTAAATTCATTGCAGCAACAAAAAGATGCAATAACAAATGATAAAAATAAAGCATCTCAGGATTTAGAAAATGTTAAGGATCAAATTGATGCGAAAAATTCTGAATTGAGTCAAACTGAACAAAGTGTAAACTCGTATCAAGGTAAAATAGATAACTTGCAATCACAAATCAATTCAATTCAAGGTAACTTAACTAAAGTTCAGAATGATATTGATTCTAAGAAACAAGATATAGAAAAAAAGACAAAAGAGAAGGAAGAAAAAGAAAAGCTTTTGGCAAGCAGACTTAGGAATATGTACAAGAGTAATTATGAGGGTGAACTATTAGTAGTTTTACTTCAAAGTCGAAATGTTGGGGACTTTATTTCAAAATTCATGGCAGTAAGTAAGATAATAGAAACTGATAAAAATACCATTGAAGAAGTGGACAAGGCTAAAAAAGCTCTTGCATCAGAGCAAACTGACTTAGAGGAAAAACAATCTGTTTTAGATGATCAAAAACAACAGGTGCTTACAAAGCAGCAAGAGGTTGTTGATGCTCAAAAAGTGTATATAAATGAAAAAAATAAGTTAGAAGCAGATAAAAGTTCCTTACAAAATTTAAAGAATCAAAAACAAAAGATGTATAATGATCTATCATCAAGAGAACAGGATATTCTAAGGCAACTTGATAATGCAATTGCTAATTTGAATAAAGGCAATACTGGAAATGTGGGGTCAAGCAACTCACAAGGTTTCGTAAGACCTACTTCAGGGCCTGTTACATGTCCATTTGGACCAAGAATACATCCTGTAACTGGAAAACCAAGTAATCATACGGGGGTTGACCTAGGAGCATCATTAGGAACTCCTATAGTAGCTGCAAAAGACGGTACAGTAGTAGCGGCAGAGACAAATTCAATTTATGGAAATATGGTAGTAATAAATCATGGAAATAGTCAACAAACCATGTATGGACATACAAGAAATTACATAGTATCTGTAGGACAACAAGTAAAGCAAGGACAAGTTATAGCCTATGTGGGAAGTACTGGACTTAGTTCAGGACCACATCTTCATTTTGAAATTAGAATAAATGGTGTACCTGTTAATCCAGCAAATTATTTGAGTTTATAA
- the tig gene encoding trigger factor, giving the protein MEVKMEKIETNVVELEIRVEAAKFNEALNKAFKKNQKKFNVPGFRKGKVPMQIVKKYYGVEALLEDAINIAMDESYPEALRNNEISPVDYPEINVVEVGEGKDLVYTAKVTVYPEVELGEYKGVEVEKVSYPVSEEEVDKRLASMQEKNARVETKAEGTVEKGNIAVIDFKGYIDGVAFEGGEGKDYSLEIGSGTFIGDFEDQLVGLAAGESKDVNVSFPENYGKEDLNGKPAKFEVTVKEIKVKELPELDDEFAKEVSEFDTIAEVKEDVRKNITEANAEREKKEFEEAVINKVVDNAKVEIPEVMITKELESMIKDLEQRLQYQGLTLEQYYQFTGNTEESMKDYMKETAAKKVKTDLVLEAVSKKEAIDATEEELKEKAMEVAKMYSAGEAEKMADLILKSQASALKHDAVIEKTVKLLVENVKVK; this is encoded by the coding sequence ATGGAAGTTAAAATGGAAAAAATAGAAACTAATGTTGTTGAACTTGAAATAAGAGTTGAGGCTGCAAAGTTCAACGAAGCTTTAAATAAAGCGTTTAAAAAGAATCAAAAGAAATTCAATGTACCTGGATTCAGAAAAGGAAAGGTACCAATGCAAATAGTAAAAAAATACTATGGAGTAGAAGCATTACTTGAAGATGCAATAAATATTGCTATGGATGAATCATATCCAGAGGCATTAAGAAATAATGAAATTTCACCAGTTGATTATCCAGAAATAAATGTTGTTGAAGTTGGTGAAGGAAAAGATTTAGTTTATACTGCAAAAGTAACTGTATATCCAGAAGTTGAACTTGGAGAATACAAAGGTGTAGAAGTTGAAAAAGTTTCTTACCCAGTTTCTGAAGAAGAAGTTGATAAGAGATTAGCATCTATGCAAGAAAAGAATGCAAGAGTAGAAACTAAAGCAGAAGGAACTGTTGAAAAAGGAAATATAGCAGTTATTGACTTTAAAGGATACATAGACGGAGTTGCTTTTGAAGGTGGAGAAGGAAAAGACTATTCATTAGAAATAGGTTCAGGAACATTCATCGGAGATTTCGAAGACCAATTAGTAGGTTTAGCAGCAGGAGAAAGTAAGGATGTTAATGTTTCATTCCCAGAAAACTACGGAAAAGAAGATTTAAATGGAAAGCCTGCAAAATTCGAAGTAACTGTTAAAGAAATTAAAGTAAAAGAATTACCAGAATTAGATGATGAATTTGCAAAAGAAGTTTCAGAATTCGATACAATTGCTGAAGTTAAAGAAGATGTTAGAAAGAACATAACTGAAGCAAATGCTGAAAGAGAAAAGAAAGAATTCGAAGAAGCTGTAATTAATAAAGTAGTTGATAATGCTAAAGTAGAAATTCCAGAAGTAATGATTACTAAAGAATTAGAATCTATGATTAAAGATTTAGAACAAAGATTACAATACCAAGGATTAACTTTAGAACAATACTATCAATTCACTGGTAATACTGAAGAATCAATGAAAGACTATATGAAAGAAACTGCAGCTAAGAAAGTTAAAACTGATTTAGTATTAGAAGCAGTGTCAAAGAAAGAAGCTATAGACGCTACTGAAGAAGAATTAAAAGAGAAAGCTATGGAAGTTGCTAAGATGTACTCAGCTGGAGAAGCTGAAAAAATGGCAGATTTAATTTTAAAATCTCAAGCTTCAGCTTTAAAACATGATGCAGTAATTGAGAAAACTGTTAAATTATTAGTTGAAAATGTTAAAGTAAAATAA